The following coding sequences are from one Candidatus Dependentiae bacterium window:
- a CDS encoding glycosyltransferase — protein sequence MKILHVISNLGVGGAEVFLENLISAWPHSIDEHVIISFHGGEVAQRISAKGYAVQVLLTDDKKSFFDYLAAVNVLIKCINDHSPRVVISALWLANIIVRVVCFFKKIPSVSILHNNADFLGFFKKIADVFSLILFGERAVAVSSSVKKSYEKTFFWGRFLKNKIVVIQNGVSVERLLAAVNMRHVQKNKQFVFGAVGRLIPSKGFKNLILAFDLFLKKQFPLPEDKELRPILCIVGDGPERGALKELIADLSLEAQVLLCGHQSNVEKMYHGFSSYISSSVSEGQSLALLEAMTVGLPVVVTHACAGELFNEDLDGVVLSSNEVVELALGMIKMYAQYHLYADHAKKRSIFMRAFYSIVRTAQEYSELVRDLLRSL from the coding sequence TGCATGGCCTCATTCAATTGATGAACACGTAATTATATCTTTTCATGGCGGTGAAGTTGCACAACGAATTTCGGCAAAAGGATATGCTGTTCAAGTGCTTTTGACTGATGATAAAAAATCGTTTTTTGATTATTTGGCGGCAGTTAACGTTCTTATAAAATGTATTAATGACCACTCTCCACGAGTGGTCATTTCTGCTTTGTGGTTGGCTAACATCATTGTGCGGGTTGTTTGTTTTTTTAAAAAAATACCATCGGTGTCGATTTTGCATAATAACGCAGATTTTTTAGGTTTTTTTAAAAAAATTGCTGATGTTTTTTCATTAATTCTTTTTGGTGAGCGAGCGGTTGCTGTTTCTTCTTCTGTAAAAAAATCATATGAAAAAACTTTTTTTTGGGGGCGGTTTCTTAAAAATAAAATTGTTGTTATCCAAAATGGGGTTTCCGTTGAGCGATTGCTTGCAGCTGTAAACATGAGACATGTGCAAAAAAATAAACAATTTGTTTTTGGAGCTGTTGGAAGATTAATTCCAAGCAAGGGATTTAAAAATTTAATTTTGGCGTTTGATTTGTTTTTAAAAAAACAATTTCCGCTTCCCGAGGATAAAGAGCTTCGACCAATTTTGTGCATTGTTGGCGATGGGCCAGAGCGCGGTGCGCTTAAAGAGCTCATAGCTGATCTCTCGCTTGAAGCACAGGTCTTATTGTGCGGGCATCAATCCAATGTTGAAAAAATGTATCATGGATTTTCGTCGTATATTTCTTCATCGGTGAGTGAAGGGCAGTCGCTTGCATTGCTCGAAGCGATGACCGTTGGATTACCTGTGGTTGTGACGCATGCATGTGCAGGAGAGCTTTTTAATGAGGATCTTGATGGGGTTGTTTTGAGCTCCAATGAAGTTGTCGAGCTTGCACTTGGCATGATTAAAATGTACGCCCAGTATCATTTGTATGCTGATCATGCAAAAAAACGATCTATTTTCATGAGAGCTTTTTATTCGATTGTCAGGACGGCGCAAGAGTATAGCGAGCTTGTACGTGATTTATTGCGCAGTTTGTAG